A genomic segment from Panulirus ornatus isolate Po-2019 chromosome 7, ASM3632096v1, whole genome shotgun sequence encodes:
- the LOC139749313 gene encoding uncharacterized protein — translation MDKEYGLDGTPPHVLRKCASELVPILAHIFCLSKNPDFPFHLEAGLGSANPKEKNHQHRFGSARSTDDLSYVTLPWSSSLWDFNENVDMAFDTSIAFDKVWHDSNLDNKYKNELDSPQLQTDIDKLMDWANGFHNQNLKGAKLPFDV, via the exons ATGGACAAGGAATATGGCTTAGATGGCACACCTCCTCATGTTCTAAggaagtgtgcctctgagctagtACCAATCCTTGCCCACATATTTTGTCTGTCTAAAAATCCTGACTTTCCCTTCCACTTAGAAGCAGGCCTTGGTTCAGCCAATCCCAAAGAAAAGA ACCACCAGCATAGATTTGGCAGTGCTAGATCTACTGATGACCTCTCCTATGTGACTCTTCCCTGGTCCTCTTCTCTatgggattttaatgaaaatgttgacaTGGCCTTTGACACCTCCATAgcatttgacaaggtgtggc ATGACTCTAATCTGgacaataaatataaaaatgaacTTGACAGtccacagcttcaaactgacattgacaaactgatggactgggctaatGG CTTCCACAATCAAAATCTCAAAGGAGCCAAATTACCTTTTGATGTATGA